One window of Dermacentor andersoni chromosome 7, qqDerAnde1_hic_scaffold, whole genome shotgun sequence genomic DNA carries:
- the LOC129385989 gene encoding uncharacterized protein codes for MVNCAVYGCSNRSKNKPNDENFQPLGFYVVPKVKEGQCLRTAELSSRRRALWLSRIRRKDLDELATHYRVCGAHFITGRPAYLMDEANPDWAPSLDLGYKSTTHAGRSASDRYMRLKQRRRASSAANAFELRQRPESASTNAAPIAAGTAAEEISFSDEESPSSEQTAMQHLVGHASPEEPSCLECPVLQENLATAQCHLQADLQNNQASACKYRTVLFLGLV; via the exons ATGGTGAACTGCGCCGTCTACGGTTGTTCCAACCGGTCAAAAAACAAACCCAACGATGAGAACTTTCAACCGCTGGGCTTCTATGTCGTGCCCAAAGTCAAAGAAGGACAGTGTCTTAGGACAGCTGAGCTGTCTTCAAGGCGCAGAGCTCTGTGGCTGAGCAGAATTCGTCGCAAAGACCTGGACGAATTGGCGACGCATTACCGAGTTTGCGGGGCGCATTTCATCACAG GACGACCAGCTTATTTGATGGATGAGGCTAATCCCGACTGGGCGCCGAGCCTCGATCTCGGCTACAAGTCCACGACGCACGCTGGAAGAAGCGCAAGCGACAG GTATATGCGACTCAAGCAACGAAGGCGCGCGAGTTCTGCAGCCAACGCCTTTGAATTAAGGCAGCGACCGGAGAGCGCGAGCACGAACGCGGCGCCCATCGCTGCAGGAACGGCGGCCGAGGAGATTTCTTTCA GTGACGAAGAATCCCCCTCATCAGAACAAACTGCAATGCAACACCTTGTAGGCCATGCAT CTCCCGAGGAGCCTTCATGCTTGGAATGTCCAGTTCTACAAGAAAATCTAGCCACAGCTCAGTGCCACCTGCAAGCGGATCTGCAGAATAACCAAGCTTCTGCATGCAAGTATCGCACAGTTTTGTTTCTAGGGCttgtgtag